The following coding sequences are from one Ancylobacter sp. TS-1 window:
- a CDS encoding ABC transporter permease subunit (The N-terminal region of this protein, as described by TIGR01726, is a three transmembrane segment that identifies a subfamily of ABC transporter permease subunits, which specificities that include histidine, arginine, glutamine, glutamate, L-cystine (sic), the opines (in Agrobacterium) octopine and nopaline, etc.) codes for MTNLSPAEIAGYLRQLGEGALVTLELFLTSFAAAFVLGVLIGVVTLSKSRIIRAAWRVYASIFMGVPSLLVIFLIYYGGSAMLSAVLGELGAGVDISPFGAGVAAFAAVYAAYIAELVRGAIDNLPKGQFEGARALAIPPLVMWGKVILPQAMRLALPGLVNVWSFMLKETPLVSLAGLQDLVASAKIAAGATKEPFLFFIATALVFIAFSALTLRLATMLEIRLDRGVRRSDSRASAGAQA; via the coding sequence ATGACGAACCTCTCGCCCGCTGAAATCGCAGGCTATCTGCGCCAGCTGGGCGAGGGCGCGCTCGTCACGCTGGAGCTGTTCCTCACCAGCTTCGCGGCCGCCTTCGTGCTCGGCGTGCTGATCGGGGTCGTCACCCTGTCGAAGAGCCGGATCATCCGGGCCGCCTGGCGCGTCTACGCCTCCATCTTCATGGGCGTGCCCTCGCTGCTGGTGATCTTCCTCATCTACTACGGCGGCAGCGCGATGCTGTCCGCCGTGCTGGGCGAGCTTGGCGCCGGGGTCGACATCTCGCCCTTCGGCGCCGGCGTCGCCGCCTTCGCCGCCGTCTACGCGGCCTACATCGCCGAACTGGTGCGCGGGGCCATCGACAACCTGCCGAAAGGCCAGTTCGAGGGCGCCCGCGCGCTCGCCATTCCCCCGCTGGTGATGTGGGGCAAGGTCATCCTGCCGCAGGCGATGCGGCTCGCCCTGCCCGGCCTTGTCAATGTGTGGAGCTTCATGCTCAAGGAGACGCCCCTCGTCTCGCTCGCCGGGCTTCAGGACCTCGTCGCCAGCGCCAAGATCGCGGCCGGGGCCACCAAGGAACCCTTCCTGTTCTTCATCGCCACCGCGCTGGTGTTCATCGCCTTCAGCGCCCTGACGCTCAGGCTCGCGACGATGCTGGAGATCCGGCTGGATCGCGGGGTGCGGCGCTCCGACTCCCGCGCCTCGGCGGGGGCGCAGGCATGA
- a CDS encoding transporter substrate-binding domain-containing protein, whose amino-acid sequence MTTLTLRHRLRRTSAVLVMLTLGAGLSPASAEKLKLGNEGVYPPFSMVDSAGKLTGMEPELAREMCKRIGADCEIVVMDFKALIPSMLQGKFDGIVTQISPTPERVEKALFAMPIVYNPATFVVKKGSNYTLTKEGVTGKGLRIALQRGASMVPYIHKHFGKDTFVEVYYDNPDQMKLDLLAGRLDLVFDSKINWTLELIAKPEGKDYELAGGDHWLGDPAIPEAERGYSWIFPKKSEELVKRVNAALGEMIKDCTYTKIRKQYVPVATLSSEAACDKTN is encoded by the coding sequence ATGACCACCCTCACTCTGCGCCATCGTCTCCGCCGAACCAGTGCCGTCCTCGTCATGCTGACGCTCGGCGCCGGGCTGTCTCCGGCCTCCGCCGAGAAGCTCAAGCTGGGCAATGAGGGGGTTTACCCGCCCTTCTCGATGGTCGATTCCGCCGGCAAGCTCACCGGCATGGAGCCCGAGCTGGCGCGCGAAATGTGCAAGCGCATCGGCGCCGACTGCGAAATCGTAGTCATGGACTTCAAGGCGCTGATCCCGTCCATGCTGCAAGGCAAGTTCGACGGCATCGTCACCCAGATCTCGCCCACGCCCGAGCGCGTCGAGAAGGCGCTCTTCGCCATGCCGATCGTCTATAACCCCGCCACCTTCGTCGTGAAGAAGGGCAGCAACTACACGCTCACCAAGGAAGGCGTCACCGGCAAGGGCCTGCGCATCGCCCTGCAGCGCGGCGCCTCCATGGTGCCCTACATCCACAAGCACTTCGGCAAGGACACCTTCGTCGAGGTCTATTACGACAATCCCGACCAGATGAAGCTCGACCTGCTGGCCGGTCGCCTCGACCTCGTCTTCGACTCCAAGATCAACTGGACGCTGGAGCTGATCGCCAAGCCCGAGGGCAAGGATTACGAGCTGGCCGGCGGCGACCACTGGCTCGGCGACCCCGCGATCCCCGAGGCCGAGCGCGGCTACAGCTGGATCTTCCCCAAGAAGAGCGAAGAGCTGGTCAAGCGCGTCAACGCGGCGCTGGGCGAGATGATCAAGGACTGCACCTACACGAAGATCCGCAAGCAGTATGTGCCGGTGGCCACGCTGAGCAGCGAAGCCGCCTGCGACAAGACCAACTGA
- a CDS encoding NtaA/DmoA family FMN-dependent monooxygenase (This protein belongs to a clade of FMN-dependent monooxygenases, within a broader family of flavin-dependent oxidoreductases, the luciferase-like monooxygenase (LMM) family, some of whose members use coenzyme F420 rather than FMN.): protein MPANPFHLAWFLQGSSIQAWNEPWTGNIAQEWMTADMFIDLVRSMERACFDYILIEDSIYIGQNWQNSRDIFLKGGICVPRQEPSVVATLMAASTKRLGIVPTLSTFAYHPYLTARIVSSLDQISSGRAGWNMVTGSSDFSAQNFGQDALPPHDERYLMAEEYIDIVKGLWGSWEPGAILDDRENGILIDPEKVHTIDYKGKYYASRGPLNSGPCPQGQPVIAQAGGSKSGRRIAATHADTIVAAPNGVAAMKQYRDDIRSQMAAMGRDPDSCKVLFLLSPVVAETEEQAKWFGEQRRVQAAANLDSRMARFGWSTNLDLSELDLDTPVSELTLTTNGHQSSLSQFLTRAGDKPLRQAMVDHVSGGYCVDVVGTPDSVASQMDEIMQEVGGDGFLLVLPDVSRRSVATIMDGLVPVLQRRGLTRRAYTHEQLRDNLLEF from the coding sequence ATGCCGGCCAACCCGTTCCATCTCGCATGGTTTCTCCAGGGCTCCAGCATCCAGGCCTGGAACGAGCCCTGGACGGGGAACATCGCGCAGGAATGGATGACGGCCGACATGTTCATCGACCTCGTGCGGTCGATGGAGCGGGCGTGCTTCGACTACATCCTCATCGAGGATTCCATCTATATCGGCCAGAACTGGCAGAATTCGCGCGACATCTTCCTCAAGGGTGGCATCTGCGTGCCCCGGCAGGAGCCCTCAGTGGTCGCCACGCTGATGGCGGCCTCGACCAAGCGGCTCGGCATCGTGCCGACGCTTTCGACCTTCGCCTATCACCCCTACCTGACCGCCCGCATCGTCTCCTCGCTCGACCAGATATCGAGCGGGCGTGCCGGCTGGAACATGGTGACGGGCTCGTCGGATTTTTCGGCGCAGAATTTCGGCCAGGACGCGCTGCCCCCGCATGACGAGCGCTACCTCATGGCCGAGGAATATATCGACATCGTCAAGGGCCTGTGGGGCTCCTGGGAGCCGGGCGCGATCCTCGACGATCGCGAGAACGGCATCCTTATCGACCCCGAGAAGGTCCACACCATCGACTACAAGGGCAAGTACTACGCCTCGCGCGGCCCGCTGAACTCGGGCCCCTGCCCGCAGGGCCAGCCGGTGATCGCGCAGGCCGGCGGCTCCAAGAGCGGGCGCCGGATCGCCGCCACCCACGCCGACACCATCGTCGCCGCCCCTAACGGCGTCGCCGCGATGAAGCAGTACCGCGACGACATACGCAGCCAGATGGCGGCGATGGGCCGCGATCCCGATAGCTGCAAGGTGCTGTTCCTGCTCTCCCCGGTCGTCGCAGAGACGGAGGAGCAGGCGAAATGGTTCGGCGAGCAGCGCCGCGTGCAGGCCGCCGCCAATCTCGACTCCCGCATGGCCCGCTTCGGCTGGAGCACCAATCTCGACCTGTCCGAGCTCGACCTCGACACGCCGGTGAGCGAGTTGACCCTGACCACCAACGGCCACCAGTCCAGCCTCTCGCAGTTCCTCACCCGCGCCGGCGACAAGCCGCTGCGCCAGGCCATGGTCGACCATGTGAGCGGCGGCTACTGCGTCGATGTCGTCGGTACGCCCGACAGCGTCGCCAGCCAGATGGACGAGATCATGCAGGAGGTGGGCGGCGACGGCTTCCTGCTGGTGCTGCCCGACGTCTCGCGCCGCTCGGTCGCCACCATCATGGACGGGCTGGTCCCGGTATTGCAGCGGCGCGGCCTGACCCGGCGCGCCTACACCCATGAGCAGCTGCGCGACAACCTGCTCGAATTCTGA
- a CDS encoding sigma-70 family RNA polymerase sigma factor, giving the protein MLALASDLGHLFRTEHERLMRGIRRLVGSPTTAEDLVQDLFVGLLRGNAFADAENKQAYLARCATNMALDHLRRERKRERYICGRCISDCEVACPVPLQDEVLQGVQELALLRRTIDELPPKCRAVFRLSREHGLTMKEIAARLGLSEKTVEKHIARAMVQCREVLRAAGRAI; this is encoded by the coding sequence GTGCTGGCTCTCGCCTCCGACCTTGGCCACCTGTTTCGCACCGAGCATGAACGCTTGATGCGCGGGATACGCCGTCTGGTGGGCAGCCCGACGACGGCGGAAGATCTCGTTCAGGACCTGTTCGTCGGCTTGCTGCGCGGCAATGCCTTCGCGGATGCCGAGAACAAGCAGGCCTATCTGGCGCGATGCGCCACCAACATGGCGCTCGACCATCTCCGGCGCGAGCGGAAGCGTGAGCGGTACATCTGTGGACGGTGCATTTCCGACTGCGAGGTCGCCTGTCCGGTGCCGTTGCAGGACGAGGTGTTGCAGGGCGTGCAGGAACTGGCGCTCCTGCGTCGCACCATCGACGAACTGCCGCCGAAGTGCCGCGCCGTCTTCCGGCTGTCGCGCGAGCACGGGCTGACCATGAAGGAGATCGCCGCCCGCCTCGGTCTGTCCGAGAAGACCGTCGAGAAGCACATCGCGCGCGCCATGGTGCAATGCCGCGAGGTGCTGCGTGCGGCCGGGCGCGCGATCTGA
- a CDS encoding FecR family protein, whose product MTAQRPKPGVIPRDAAFDAASRWHARLREPDADAQTHEAFQDWLASDPAHFDAYEQADRLWAAMGPAPGARRDEAAIEALVEGAAPRRRLVRGIVAGVLLCLSLAGAEWVRRGGLDDLRADHIASIGERQAVELADGSMVELNTDTAIAVDLDGRERSVRLFRGEAFFQIAHDPQRPFVVRTGDGDVRVTGTRFNVRVRGDVTEVGLVQGSVSLTASAHSDVSLRLTPGEEGAMTPDGLGPVRPFEADVATAWRGGKMVFFRAPLGQVIEELNRYQRGRIMILSARARALPVTGVFDTRDPAAAIDMIEATVGVSSFRLTNALIVLR is encoded by the coding sequence ATGACTGCTCAACGGCCGAAACCCGGCGTCATCCCCCGCGATGCCGCCTTTGACGCGGCGAGCCGGTGGCATGCGCGCCTGCGCGAGCCGGACGCCGACGCGCAGACGCACGAAGCGTTTCAGGACTGGCTCGCCTCCGACCCGGCCCATTTCGACGCCTATGAACAGGCCGACCGGCTGTGGGCGGCCATGGGCCCGGCGCCCGGCGCCCGGCGCGATGAAGCCGCGATCGAGGCATTGGTGGAAGGCGCGGCCCCGCGCCGGAGGCTGGTGCGCGGCATTGTGGCCGGCGTGCTGCTCTGCCTCTCGCTGGCGGGCGCGGAGTGGGTGCGGCGCGGCGGGCTCGACGATCTGCGCGCGGACCACATAGCGTCCATCGGCGAGCGACAGGCGGTCGAGCTGGCGGACGGTTCGATGGTCGAGCTGAACACCGACACCGCCATTGCCGTCGACCTCGATGGTCGGGAGCGCAGCGTCCGGCTTTTCCGCGGCGAGGCCTTCTTCCAGATCGCCCACGATCCGCAGCGCCCCTTCGTGGTGCGGACCGGCGACGGCGACGTGCGGGTCACCGGCACGCGCTTCAATGTGCGCGTGCGCGGCGATGTGACGGAGGTCGGCCTGGTTCAGGGCAGCGTCAGTCTTACCGCCTCTGCCCATTCCGACGTTTCGCTCCGCCTGACGCCCGGTGAGGAAGGCGCCATGACCCCGGATGGCCTCGGGCCGGTGCGGCCCTTCGAGGCGGATGTCGCGACAGCCTGGCGTGGCGGAAAGATGGTCTTCTTTCGGGCGCCGCTCGGGCAGGTGATCGAGGAACTCAACCGCTATCAGCGCGGCCGCATCATGATTCTGAGCGCGCGTGCGCGGGCTCTCCCCGTTACCGGCGTGTTCGACACGCGTGACCCGGCAGCCGCCATCGACATGATCGAGGCGACGGTCGGTGTGTCCTCGTTTCGCCTGACCAACGCGCTGATCGTGCTGAGGTAG
- a CDS encoding TonB-dependent receptor domain-containing protein: MSTRRLRTLALCLLAGTAFAVLPVATSRSLAQSGSSSVALSIASMPVPRALADLSVRAGLQVLYSGSRAYKIMSRPVNGTYAPEEALRIMLAGTGINWRFVGANAVTIMVPGEDAAAGGAALQGIDGDGAIALDAIDVTGQGSAADRPFETPGSTNFISGEEIERFPPQTAGALFQGTPGVISGGGNNGASIDPNIRGLQGQNRVATTIDGSQQSTSSYRGYSGIDSRTYVDPDLISGITITKGPDGAVAGAIGGTIAMETLNVEDILGSGQTWGVRVRGGLASNSVAPVIGETAAVYGGSDAGELTNGSFAVAAREDNVDVIGAFVRRKTGNYFAGTQGSLTTTDYLGETVPLSNYGHGQLVYNTSEDVTSALLKATVRPTDEQLFQIGYLYYGNEFGEVSPSFITAGNETTSQIPLSSVEINQATLRYNYTPTDNDLVDFKFDAYASNTDETNIFASLGKTPELKQQSQNVGVKASNTSHFAVAGMPLAVSYGGSYVYENARPTEAYDLSSVSLWAIPANGEREIGSIFARVKWEPTDWLELGAGVEYLTYSTSFNGITTYGTPGDPFTSYSGEGFSPSASVVVTPVEGWQIYGQYQAGIRPPSVREVSQTRSDQIFNAALQAEEASNWEFGTNFLRDDVLLPGDKLRLKLAYFDNTTDNYIGREFTGSMGLFNYDFVRFRGVEFSGRYDAGRFFTDFGINYYTDFESCEMDGNCTDYTLSADFLTNQIPPRFTASVTAGARFFDERLTLGGRVTYMSERLAEVEADSGFFAWVTKVWEPYTVVDAFAQWKLNSHLTLDISVQNLLDTYYVDALNNTDMPAPGRTFMATLTGTFGSDEPITPLPIGLRANGERWTGLYAGGSIGYGFGSIDGTTTLADGSYAPRAFSESANETFQGGVWGGQAGYNYQFSNGVVVGVEADLLHAGMGSSAVLGATESATLITNRMTEAQTDYSFDWLATVRAKAGYAVTDQLLVYGTAGVAFLRETEERTQYVSNFADATNPGGNRTALSFSETSARTRTGFTVGGGAEYAINDRWSVKAEYAFAGFGAESFNFGKARSGVTRSYSTRTQTGTVSGVRSETLCATRGGRYCEIVERPVYETKNYVGTSTIADGREASNSASFQAIKIGVNYRF; this comes from the coding sequence ATGTCCACCCGACGCCTGCGCACGCTTGCGCTTTGCCTTCTGGCCGGAACCGCCTTCGCGGTGCTTCCCGTCGCGACGTCGCGAAGCCTGGCGCAAAGCGGCAGCTCCAGCGTCGCCCTGTCCATCGCCTCGATGCCGGTCCCGCGCGCCCTCGCCGACCTTTCAGTGCGGGCCGGCCTGCAGGTCCTGTATTCCGGCAGCCGGGCCTACAAGATCATGTCGCGGCCGGTGAACGGCACCTATGCCCCGGAAGAGGCCCTGCGGATCATGCTGGCGGGGACGGGCATCAACTGGCGATTTGTCGGCGCCAACGCCGTGACGATCATGGTGCCGGGGGAAGATGCCGCGGCGGGCGGCGCGGCCCTGCAGGGCATCGATGGCGACGGTGCCATTGCGCTCGATGCGATCGACGTCACCGGCCAAGGCTCGGCCGCCGACCGCCCCTTCGAGACGCCGGGCTCGACCAATTTCATCTCCGGCGAGGAGATCGAACGCTTCCCGCCGCAGACGGCCGGGGCGCTCTTCCAGGGAACGCCCGGCGTTATATCGGGCGGCGGCAATAACGGTGCCTCGATCGACCCCAACATACGCGGCCTTCAGGGCCAGAACCGCGTCGCCACCACCATTGACGGCTCGCAGCAGTCGACCTCCTCCTATCGCGGCTATTCCGGCATCGACAGCCGCACCTATGTCGACCCCGACCTCATTTCCGGCATCACCATCACCAAGGGGCCGGACGGGGCGGTGGCCGGCGCCATCGGCGGCACCATCGCCATGGAGACGCTGAACGTCGAGGATATTCTCGGCTCCGGCCAGACCTGGGGCGTGCGGGTGCGCGGAGGGCTCGCCAGCAATTCGGTCGCTCCGGTGATCGGCGAGACAGCGGCGGTCTACGGCGGCAGCGACGCCGGCGAACTCACCAATGGCAGCTTCGCCGTCGCCGCGCGGGAGGACAATGTCGACGTCATCGGCGCCTTCGTCCGGCGCAAGACGGGCAATTATTTCGCCGGTACGCAGGGCTCGCTCACCACGACCGACTATCTCGGCGAGACGGTCCCGCTCTCGAATTACGGCCATGGCCAGCTCGTCTACAACACCTCGGAGGATGTCACCTCGGCGCTGCTCAAGGCGACTGTCCGGCCCACCGACGAGCAGCTCTTCCAGATCGGCTATCTCTATTACGGCAACGAGTTCGGCGAGGTGTCACCCTCCTTCATCACCGCCGGCAACGAGACCACCTCGCAGATCCCCCTCAGCTCGGTCGAGATCAACCAGGCGACGCTGCGCTACAACTACACGCCGACCGACAATGATCTCGTCGACTTCAAGTTCGACGCTTATGCCTCGAACACCGACGAGACCAATATCTTCGCCTCGCTCGGCAAGACGCCCGAGCTCAAGCAGCAGTCCCAGAATGTCGGTGTGAAGGCCAGCAACACTTCGCATTTCGCCGTCGCCGGCATGCCCCTCGCCGTGAGTTATGGCGGCAGCTACGTCTATGAGAATGCCCGGCCGACCGAAGCCTACGACCTGTCCAGCGTCTCCCTCTGGGCCATCCCGGCCAATGGCGAGCGCGAGATCGGCTCGATCTTCGCCCGGGTGAAGTGGGAGCCCACCGACTGGCTCGAACTCGGCGCCGGGGTGGAGTACCTGACCTACAGCACCTCCTTCAACGGCATCACCACCTACGGCACGCCGGGCGACCCCTTCACGAGCTATTCCGGCGAAGGCTTCAGCCCCAGCGCCAGCGTGGTGGTGACCCCGGTCGAGGGCTGGCAGATCTATGGTCAGTATCAGGCCGGCATCCGCCCGCCGAGCGTGCGCGAGGTCAGCCAGACCCGCAGCGACCAGATCTTCAACGCCGCGCTGCAGGCGGAGGAGGCGAGCAACTGGGAATTCGGCACCAACTTTCTGCGCGACGACGTGCTGCTGCCGGGCGACAAGCTGCGGCTGAAGCTCGCCTATTTCGACAACACCACGGATAATTACATCGGCCGCGAATTCACCGGCTCTATGGGCCTGTTCAACTACGACTTCGTTCGCTTCAGGGGTGTCGAATTCTCCGGCCGCTACGACGCCGGCCGGTTCTTCACCGATTTCGGGATCAACTACTACACCGATTTCGAATCCTGCGAGATGGACGGCAACTGCACCGACTACACGCTGTCCGCCGACTTTCTCACCAACCAGATTCCGCCGCGCTTCACCGCCTCGGTCACGGCGGGCGCGCGCTTCTTCGACGAGCGGCTGACGCTGGGCGGGCGCGTCACCTATATGAGCGAGCGGCTGGCGGAGGTGGAGGCCGATAGCGGCTTCTTCGCCTGGGTGACCAAGGTGTGGGAGCCCTACACGGTGGTCGACGCTTTCGCGCAGTGGAAGCTGAACAGCCATCTCACCCTCGACATCAGCGTGCAGAACCTGCTCGACACCTATTATGTCGACGCGCTCAACAACACGGACATGCCCGCTCCCGGCCGCACCTTCATGGCGACGCTCACCGGCACCTTCGGCAGCGACGAGCCGATCACGCCGCTGCCCATCGGGCTGCGCGCCAATGGCGAGCGCTGGACCGGCCTCTATGCCGGCGGCTCCATCGGCTACGGCTTCGGCTCTATCGACGGCACCACGACGCTGGCGGATGGCAGCTACGCGCCGCGGGCCTTCAGCGAGTCGGCCAACGAGACATTCCAGGGCGGCGTCTGGGGCGGTCAGGCCGGCTATAATTACCAGTTTTCCAATGGCGTCGTGGTCGGCGTCGAGGCGGACCTGCTGCATGCCGGCATGGGCAGCTCCGCCGTTCTCGGCGCCACCGAGAGCGCGACCCTGATCACCAACCGCATGACGGAGGCGCAGACGGACTATTCCTTCGACTGGCTGGCGACCGTCCGCGCGAAGGCGGGCTACGCCGTCACCGACCAGTTGCTCGTCTACGGCACCGCCGGCGTCGCCTTCCTGCGCGAGACCGAGGAGCGCACGCAATACGTCTCGAATTTCGCCGACGCGACCAATCCGGGCGGAAACCGGACCGCGCTGAGCTTCTCGGAGACCTCCGCGCGGACCCGCACCGGCTTCACGGTCGGAGGCGGCGCGGAATACGCCATCAACGACCGGTGGTCGGTCAAGGCCGAGTACGCCTTTGCCGGTTTCGGGGCGGAGAGCTTCAATTTCGGCAAGGCCCGTTCCGGCGTCACCCGCTCCTATTCGACCCGGACTCAGACCGGCACCGTCTCGGGTGTCCGCAGCGAGACCCTCTGCGCCACACGGGGCGGAAGGTACTGCGAGATCGTGGAGAGGCCGGTCTACGAGACAAAGAACTATGTCGGCACCTCCACCATCGCCGACGGTCGCGAGGCCTCGAACTCGGCCTCGTTCCAGGCCATCAAGATCGGCGTCAACTACCGTTTCTGA
- a CDS encoding amidohydrolase family protein, producing MRKIALEEHFTTPELAGKYVARPTQSDTLFADIERRLADFDELRLEMMDRAGIDLMVLSVTTPGVQGVRDTAEAIRLARSANDFLAREVQKRPSRYAGFAHLAMQDAGAAAAELERAVRELGFRGALVNGQTNGHYLDEDQYAPFWERVQELDVPVYLHPGSMADSPAMFANRPELGGPIWAWTAETAAHALRLVFGGTFTRFPGAKVILGHMGETLPFLLWRLDSRREFDLGETLAPDARPSAIIRRNIAVTTSGVCDAAPLVAALQALGDDNVMFSVDYPYEDPEVASRFIETAPISEETRAKVCHGNAERLLRL from the coding sequence ATGCGTAAGATCGCACTCGAAGAGCACTTCACGACGCCTGAGCTTGCCGGAAAATACGTCGCTCGGCCGACGCAGAGCGACACGCTCTTCGCGGATATCGAGCGTCGTCTGGCCGATTTCGACGAGTTGCGGCTCGAGATGATGGATCGGGCCGGGATCGACCTGATGGTGCTTTCGGTCACCACGCCCGGGGTTCAGGGCGTGCGCGATACGGCGGAGGCGATCCGGCTCGCGCGAAGCGCCAACGACTTCCTCGCGCGGGAGGTGCAGAAGCGGCCGAGCCGCTACGCCGGCTTCGCTCATCTGGCCATGCAGGACGCCGGGGCCGCCGCCGCCGAACTCGAGCGCGCCGTGAGAGAACTCGGGTTCCGGGGCGCACTCGTCAATGGCCAGACCAACGGGCATTACCTTGATGAAGACCAGTACGCGCCCTTCTGGGAGCGCGTGCAGGAACTGGATGTGCCGGTCTATCTGCATCCCGGCAGCATGGCCGACAGCCCCGCCATGTTCGCCAACCGTCCGGAACTTGGCGGCCCTATCTGGGCCTGGACGGCGGAAACCGCGGCACACGCGTTGCGGCTTGTCTTCGGCGGCACCTTCACGCGCTTTCCCGGAGCAAAGGTCATTCTCGGCCATATGGGCGAGACGCTTCCCTTCCTCCTCTGGCGCCTCGACAGCAGAAGGGAGTTCGATCTCGGAGAGACGCTTGCGCCCGATGCCCGTCCATCGGCGATCATCCGACGCAACATTGCCGTCACGACCTCGGGTGTGTGCGACGCGGCGCCGCTCGTGGCGGCGCTTCAGGCCCTCGGCGACGACAATGTCATGTTCTCGGTCGACTATCCCTATGAGGACCCGGAGGTAGCCTCCCGTTTCATTGAGACGGCCCCGATCAGCGAGGAAACGCGCGCGAAGGTCTGCCACGGCAACGCCGAGCGTCTGCTGAGGCTGTAG